A region of Colletotrichum higginsianum IMI 349063 chromosome 10, whole genome shotgun sequence DNA encodes the following proteins:
- a CDS encoding MFS multidrug transporter, producing the protein MSRVPTIATVVRGASVNIVLKADQPTGRTVSGTVQDVLTRGNHPRGIKVRLTDGRVGRVQSHAGTQTTSAGTEQEVAGPSAAGALDFGGGRPPQRERGRRQEAEAGLPPSQVGLEAYIRPAKQKNGGRARPAAARDMEREETAPLATSEVVTCPVCGDFEGDAAAVEHHVAAHFD; encoded by the coding sequence ATGAGCCGAGTCCCTACAATAGCCACCGTCGTCCGCGGCGCGAGCGTCAACATCGTTCTCAAGGCCGACCAACCCACCGGCCGCACCGTCTCCGGAACTGTCCAGGATGTTCTGACCCGCGGCAATCATCCTCGCGGCATCAAAGTGCGGCTCACCGATGGACGAGTCGGAAGGGTGCAATCCCACGCTGGAACGCagacgacctcggccggcacAGAGCAAGAAGTTGCGGGACCTAGTGCCGCGGGAGCGCTTGACTTTGGAGGCGGACGACCGCCGCAGCGCGAACGGGGTCGTCGGCAAGAAGCTGAGGCTGGCCTGCCTCCGTCGCAGGTTGGTCTCGAGGCCTATATCCGCCCGGCGAAGCAGAAGAACGGAGGACGAGCCAGGCCCGCTGCGGCTCGCGacatggagagagaggagacgGCGCCCCTCGCGACGTCCGAGGTGGTGACCTGTCCCGTCTGCGGCGATTTTGAGGgagacgcggcggcggtcgagcATCACGTTGCCGCTCATTTTGATTAA